TGATGCTAATGCTGTTGTGCTTCGCACCATCTCTCATGGAGATCTCTAGAGCCTTCTCCAGCCTGGACACAACTTGCTCCATGGATGGCCGCTGCTTCTTGTGGCCAGTGCATGACAGAGCAAGCTTCAAACTGAGATCAAATGCATCTGTTGAGTACTCTCCATTCAGCCTAGGATCAGCAAACTCCAATACATTGCCATCTTGGATAAGCGTAGAAGCCTGGGAACGACCAATACACAGATTCAGCTCAATCAATTACTTCATCATCCCATAATGTAACATCCTACTTTAACTTATGATCTTACCATTTTGTCTAGTGACATTGGCATAGCAGTATTCATGATGTTGATTGCTCGTTTTCCTGACAGGAGCTGCAGGAGCACCATGCCAAAGCTGTACACATCCCCTGCAGCATTCACCTTGTGGTTGTGGCGGTATTCTGGATCGACATAGCCAAAGGTTCCTCTGACTTCAGAGCTTACATGTGACACACCTAGGTCGATGACTTTTGAGAGTCCAAAATCTGACAGCTTGGGTTCCATATCAACCCCAAGAAGTATATTGGTCGGCTGTAATAGCAATTAGCAAGTATGAGTCTGACTAAATGTGAATCTATAGATGCACTGAAGCATTTCAGATCATGCAACAAACCTTGATGTCTCGGTGAACAATGCAGCCTTCAGGATATATGTGCAGGAACCAAAGGCCGCAAGCGCTTCCGAGCGCTATCTGAAGCCTCTGAATCCACGAAAGGTTCTTATCTTTTCCTGCAATTAAATTATTGTTTTCTTCATTGAAGCAAATGAAGTATATACTCCTAGAGTTCTAGCCATCATGCTAAATGTGTGTCATCCTATTACTCACCAAATAACCATTCTGATAGATTACCGTTGACGCACAGCTCATACACAAGAAAGCACTCCTCCCGCCCATCACAGTAACCTCTTAATGACACCAGATTCGGGTGCCTGACATGTGACAAGCTTGTAACTTCCCTTAGGAAGGTTTCTGCATGCTCATTCTTAACGATGTGTTTCACTGCAACAGGCCAGCCATTTGCAAGCACTCCTCTGTACACTTTTCCTGGAACGACAAGGGGAACAAGTTGCAAACCATCAAGAACAGCATCTTTAAATACTTTCCCTGGGTCTAAGTCTCATTCccattgatgaaaaatatacTTAATGCTTGCTTGATGGTATAAATACCAAAACCTTGAGCCGGTTATTATGGACATGTACCTGCAATACCCTGGCCGATGACGTTTGATGGACTTAAGTTTTCAGTTGCGGTGTATATATCTTTGATTGACATCGGCTTGCAGGTAGTCTCCTCATACTCAAGGGATACCAATGTGACCTCTGTGAGATAAACATATGCAGTCACATATTGCTAGGTAAAAAGCCACCAGCTCTGTAACTTCTATGTGTATATGGATTGT
This portion of the Setaria viridis chromosome 7, Setaria_viridis_v4.0, whole genome shotgun sequence genome encodes:
- the LOC117862496 gene encoding probable receptor-like protein kinase At2g42960, giving the protein MHRGYEALLGCLSAGVIVGLIAVFCHIRRRASKFKPSKKDIEVTLVSLEYEETTCKPMSIKDIYTATENLSPSNVIGQGIAGKVYRGVLANGWPVAVKHIVKNEHAETFLREVTSLSHVRHPNLVSLRGYCDGREECFLVYELCVNGNLSEWLFGKDKNLSWIQRLQIALGSACGLWFLHIYPEGCIVHRDIKPTNILLGVDMEPKLSDFGLSKVIDLGVSHVSSEVRGTFGYVDPEYRHNHKVNAAGDVYSFGMVLLQLLSGKRAINIMNTAMPMSLDKMASTLIQDGNVLEFADPRLNGEYSTDAFDLSLKLALSCTGHKKQRPSMEQVVSRLEKALEISMRDGAKHNSISIIESIA